The following proteins come from a genomic window of Meles meles chromosome 1, mMelMel3.1 paternal haplotype, whole genome shotgun sequence:
- the NDRG1 gene encoding protein NDRG1: MSRELQDVDLAEVKPLVEKGETITGLLQEFDVQEQDIETVHGSIHVTLCGTPKGNRPVILTYHDIGMNHKTCYNPLFNSEDMQEITHHFAVCHVDAPGQQDGAASFPAGYMYPSMDQLAEMLPGVLHQFGLKSIIGVGTGAGAYILTRFALNNPEMVEGLVLINVNPCAEGWMDWAASKISGWTQALPDMVVSHLFGKEEMQNNVEVVHTYRQHIVNDLNPGNLHLFINAYNSRRDLEIERPMPGTHTVTLQCPALLVVGDSSPAVDAVVECNSKLDPTKTTLLKMADCGGLPQISQPAKLAEAFKYFVQGMGYMPSASMTRLMRSRTASGSSVTSLEGARSRSHTSEGARSRSHTSEGARLDITPNSGATGNNTGPKSMEVSC; encoded by the exons GAGCAGGACATAGAGACGGTGCATGGCTCCATTCACGTCACGCTGTGCGGGACCCCCAAGGGAAACCGGCCCGTCATCCTCACGTACCATGACATTGGCATGAACC ACAAAACGTGCTACAACCCCCTGTTCAACTCTGAGGACATGCAGGAGATCACACATCACTTTGCCGTCTGCCACGTGGACGCCCCTGGCCAGCAGGACGGCGCTGCCTCCTTCCCTGCGGG GTACATGTACCCCTCCATGGACCAGCTGGCCGAAATGCTTCCTGGAGTGCTCCACCAGTTTGG GCTGAAAAGCATTATCGGCGTGGGAACGGGAGCAGGTGCCTACATCCTCACTCGCTTTGCT CTGAACAACCCCGAGATGGTGGAGGGACTCGTCCTTATCAACGTGAACCCTTGTGCAGAAGGCTGGATGGATTGGGCTGCATCCAAG ATCTCCGGATGGACCCAAGCCCTTCCAGACATGGTGGTGTCCCACCTCTTCGGGAAG GAGGAAATGCAGAACAATGTAGAGGTGGTCCACACCTACCGCCAGCACATTGTGAATGACCTGAACCCCGGCAACCTGCACCTGTTCATCAATGCCTACAACAG CCGGCGGGACCTGGAGATTGAGCGGCCGATGCCCGGAACCCACACAGTCACCCTGCA gtGTCCTGCTTTGTTGGTGGTTGGGGACAGTTCTCCCGCTGTGGATGCTGTG GTGGAGTGCAACTCGAAATTGGATCCAACAAAGACTACTCTCCTCAAG ATGGCAGATTGCGGTGGCCTCCCACAGATCTCCCAG CCAGCCAAGCTTGCTGAGGCCTTCAAGTACTTCGTGCAGGGCATGGGATACA tgCCCTCGGCCAGCATGACCCGCCTGATGCGCTCCCGCACGGCCTCGGGCTCCAGCGTCACGTCCCTGGAGGGCGCCCGCAGCCGCTCGCACACCAGCGAGGGCGCCCGCAGCCGCTCCCACACCAGCGAGGGTGCTCGCCTGGACATCACCCCCAACTCCGGGGCCACTGGCAACAACACCGGGCCCAAATCCATGGAGGTGTCCTGCTAG